From one Bacillota bacterium genomic stretch:
- a CDS encoding ferrous iron transport protein A, giving the protein MGGNTRLISLVNARAGETVQVVEILGGHGLVARLEALGIRQGAELRKVSSLFLRGPVTVEVHDTKVAMGYGMASKVLVRPIDRAGEGSGAGGTDDANQSSHNANQSSQASQGSHPLQDRQGGRAPDSNGCGSLPRGCGSREQARQGKRAALPKSTDEEHGASSSSGVRAMARDAKAALRPGGEGA; this is encoded by the coding sequence GTGGGAGGAAACACACGGCTGATTTCTCTAGTGAACGCACGCGCAGGTGAGACAGTCCAAGTCGTGGAGATCCTCGGAGGGCACGGCTTGGTGGCGCGTCTCGAGGCATTGGGTATCAGACAGGGGGCTGAGCTTCGGAAGGTAAGTTCGCTGTTCCTGCGTGGGCCGGTCACCGTAGAAGTCCACGACACAAAGGTGGCGATGGGGTACGGCATGGCAAGCAAGGTGCTGGTCAGGCCGATCGATAGGGCCGGCGAGGGCAGCGGGGCCGGCGGGACCGACGACGCCAACCAATCCAGCCACAACGCCAACCAATCCAGCCAGGCCAGTCAAGGCAGCCATCCTCTCCAGGACCGTCAAGGCGGGCGCGCACCCGACTCCAATGGGTGCGGATCCCTCCCACGAGGATGTGGCTCCCGCGAGCAAGCGCGCCAAGGCAAGCGCGCCGCCCTACCGAAGAGCACAGACGAAGAGCACGGAGCCAGCAGCAGCAGCGGAGTGCGCGCAATGGCGAGAGACGCGAAGGCCGCACTGAGGCCAGGGGGTGAAGGTGCATGA
- a CDS encoding zinc-dependent alcohol dehydrogenase family protein — protein MKNLKDVIEMYGTFGKMSAAVFRGPGQIDLELRDVPSPGPGEVLVRVEACGVCGTDFHIFRGEAPARPPVILGHEYCGTVVALGTGVAGLEPGDRVAVDPNMACGRCHHCGLGKVHLCESLEALGVTVDGGFSEYSIAPIAQCHVIPAHMSAVQGAFVEPVACCVHGIDLAGIMPGHTVVVLGGGTIGLILLQLAKRSGATTLIVSEPAPRKRELALEFGATLTVDPVSSDLEEQVRVVAPAGADVVIEAVGRPETVEAAVRIAARGGCVLLFGVAPESARMTISPFTIYKKELRLQGSYVNPFTFSRAISLLAHGAVDVEPLVERIVPLDRLPSVLSSGPSGGGAKTLVSMDARRD, from the coding sequence TTGAAGAACTTGAAGGACGTGATTGAGATGTACGGAACTTTCGGCAAGATGTCGGCTGCCGTGTTCCGGGGGCCGGGACAGATTGACCTCGAGCTGCGCGATGTTCCCTCGCCGGGGCCGGGTGAGGTCCTGGTTCGCGTGGAGGCGTGCGGGGTGTGCGGCACGGATTTCCACATATTCCGAGGCGAGGCGCCGGCGAGGCCGCCCGTCATCCTCGGGCACGAGTATTGCGGAACGGTGGTCGCTCTGGGCACGGGAGTCGCGGGCCTGGAGCCCGGCGACAGGGTGGCGGTTGACCCGAACATGGCTTGCGGGCGGTGCCACCATTGCGGGCTGGGCAAGGTCCACCTCTGTGAGTCCTTGGAGGCGCTAGGCGTCACCGTGGATGGGGGGTTCTCAGAGTATTCCATCGCTCCCATCGCGCAATGTCACGTCATCCCAGCCCACATGTCAGCGGTCCAGGGAGCGTTTGTGGAGCCCGTAGCATGCTGTGTCCATGGCATCGACCTGGCCGGCATAATGCCGGGCCACACCGTAGTAGTGCTTGGCGGAGGCACCATCGGACTCATCCTTCTTCAGCTCGCCAAGAGGAGCGGAGCGACGACTCTCATCGTGAGCGAGCCTGCGCCGCGAAAGAGGGAGCTTGCGCTGGAGTTTGGTGCGACCCTCACCGTTGATCCCGTGTCATCGGACCTGGAAGAGCAGGTGCGCGTGGTGGCGCCTGCCGGCGCTGACGTGGTGATTGAGGCGGTCGGACGACCGGAGACCGTTGAGGCGGCCGTTCGGATCGCCGCTAGAGGCGGCTGCGTGTTGCTCTTCGGCGTTGCTCCGGAGAGCGCGAGAATGACGATAAGTCCATTCACTATCTACAAGAAGGAACTCCGACTCCAAGGGTCTTACGTCAACCCGTTTACCTTCTCAAGGGCTATATCTCTCCTCGCGCACGGCGCGGTAGACGTCGAGCCGTTAGTGGAGAGGATCGTTCCCCTGGACCGTCTGCCCTCTGTGCTGTCCTCCGGCCCCTCAGGCGGTGGCGCGAAAACCCTCGTGAGCATGGATGCGCGGCGCGACTGA
- a CDS encoding PfkB family carbohydrate kinase, protein MIDVVTMGELLIDFVSVTTGTSIKDAPAFTKAPGGAPANVAVGVRRLGRTSGFIGKVGRDDFGLFLGETLAREGVDTRGVRYEDKARTMLAFVSLRPDGEREFMFYRHPSADMLLDPGEVDASVIREARVFHHGSISLITEPSRSATLAAVEAARASGALVSYDPNLRLPLWPTPDEARATILAAARWADLIKVSEEELAFLTGADDVADGVRRLRRAVPAECAIVVTRGRLGCALAVGGPSGRSECGGLWLEVPGFDVRTVDTTGAGDAFVAGLLVGLVDEAAAATSIVGAQAASAGVAPREGVTPRQGVAEVVGDAEPVSRGVASSGGRGGIDKTKTERAMMTPTSGVSLRMFCEAQWRRALTLANAVGALCTTKLGAIPALPTMDEVRTFLANVSNERAGRNVPTNALDE, encoded by the coding sequence TTGATCGACGTAGTAACGATGGGAGAGCTTCTCATAGACTTCGTTTCGGTCACGACCGGGACGTCTATCAAGGACGCGCCGGCGTTCACGAAGGCTCCGGGAGGCGCCCCGGCGAACGTCGCGGTCGGAGTGAGGCGGCTCGGCCGCACGTCTGGCTTCATCGGCAAGGTTGGCAGGGATGATTTCGGCCTCTTCTTGGGTGAAACCCTCGCTAGGGAAGGCGTCGACACACGTGGAGTGAGGTACGAGGACAAGGCCAGAACCATGCTGGCCTTCGTTTCGCTTCGGCCTGACGGAGAGCGCGAGTTCATGTTCTACAGGCATCCCAGCGCCGACATGCTTCTCGATCCCGGCGAGGTCGACGCGAGCGTCATTCGAGAGGCTAGGGTGTTCCATCACGGATCCATCTCACTCATAACGGAACCCTCGCGCTCGGCGACGCTGGCTGCTGTGGAAGCGGCTCGAGCTTCCGGAGCGTTGGTGTCTTACGATCCCAACCTGCGGCTCCCGTTGTGGCCCACGCCGGACGAGGCGCGCGCAACCATTCTCGCTGCCGCCCGTTGGGCTGACCTCATCAAGGTCAGCGAAGAAGAGCTGGCCTTTCTCACGGGCGCGGATGACGTGGCCGACGGCGTTCGAAGGCTGCGTCGCGCCGTGCCGGCAGAGTGCGCCATAGTTGTGACGCGCGGGCGGCTCGGGTGCGCGCTCGCCGTCGGTGGCCCTTCGGGCCGCTCCGAATGTGGCGGCTTGTGGCTAGAAGTCCCGGGGTTTGACGTCCGAACGGTGGACACGACCGGCGCAGGCGATGCCTTCGTCGCCGGCCTCTTGGTGGGTCTCGTGGATGAGGCTGCCGCCGCGACCTCGATCGTGGGGGCGCAGGCTGCGAGCGCCGGCGTCGCCCCGAGAGAGGGCGTGACCCCGAGACAGGGCGTCGCCGAGGTTGTCGGCGACGCTGAGCCGGTCTCGCGTGGCGTTGCGAGCAGCGGCGGTCGCGGAGGCATCGATAAGACAAAGACAGAGAGGGCGATGATGACGCCCACATCCGGAGTGTCGCTCCGTATGTTTTGCGAGGCCCAATGGCGCCGGGCGCTCACGCTCGCGAATGCGGTGGGTGCACTGTGCACCACGAAGCTGGGCGCCATTCCGGCACTTCCTACGATGGATGAGGTGCGGACGTTCCTCGCAAACGTGTCGAATGAGCGCGCCGGTCGCAATGTGCCGACGAACGCTTTGGATGAGTGA
- a CDS encoding zinc-binding dehydrogenase, whose product MKRMNMVRPGSLRLEDVPAPAPGEGEALVEVKVVGVCGSDVHAFRGKHPFISCPIVPGHEFSGIVRDVGPIGRGAELGARKATATGIITEIVEADALKAADRQAAAQKATEQREAAQEAADQAADRSAAGSVNASAASAEAARKLIGRPVTGLPSLVCGTCYNCRHGRYNICASLRVIGCQADGALAEFARVPADFLVPLPEGLSFEDGAMIEPVAVGVHAVRRAGAGVGGARVLVLGSGTIGLAVVQVLKAYGAREVIVTDVNERRLELARKLGADHTIDVREVDPVTRIHEQFGRDGVDLSFECVGIGSTVRQAILANRKGTRAIVVGVFEEEVPVPMGLVQDREIELVGSLMYTLDDFSEAARLVGEGLVRVAPLVTHRFRFEEAQRAFETASDPASGAMKVLITI is encoded by the coding sequence ATGAAGCGAATGAACATGGTTAGGCCTGGGAGCCTGCGTCTTGAGGACGTCCCGGCACCGGCGCCGGGCGAGGGCGAGGCGCTCGTCGAGGTGAAGGTCGTCGGAGTGTGTGGGTCCGACGTTCACGCTTTCCGTGGCAAGCACCCGTTTATCTCGTGTCCGATAGTGCCAGGGCATGAGTTCTCGGGCATTGTCCGGGACGTCGGCCCTATCGGACGTGGCGCGGAGTTGGGCGCGCGAAAGGCGACGGCGACAGGGATAATAACAGAGATCGTCGAGGCGGATGCGCTGAAGGCGGCTGATCGGCAGGCGGCTGCTCAGAAGGCGACCGAGCAGAGGGAGGCCGCGCAGGAGGCGGCCGACCAGGCCGCGGATAGGTCAGCAGCGGGCAGCGTGAACGCGTCAGCGGCGTCAGCCGAAGCCGCTAGAAAGCTCATTGGTAGGCCCGTGACCGGACTGCCGTCGCTCGTGTGTGGCACGTGCTATAACTGTAGGCACGGCAGGTACAACATCTGCGCTTCCCTGCGCGTAATAGGGTGCCAGGCTGACGGTGCGTTAGCGGAGTTCGCGCGCGTTCCGGCCGATTTCCTGGTGCCCCTGCCGGAGGGGCTTTCGTTCGAGGACGGGGCAATGATAGAACCAGTCGCCGTGGGCGTCCACGCGGTGAGGCGGGCCGGTGCCGGTGTGGGCGGCGCGCGCGTGTTGGTGCTGGGCAGCGGCACTATAGGGCTTGCCGTCGTCCAGGTGCTCAAGGCATACGGGGCGCGCGAGGTCATAGTCACCGATGTAAACGAACGGCGTCTCGAGCTCGCCCGCAAGCTGGGCGCGGACCACACGATAGACGTGCGCGAGGTTGACCCTGTGACAAGGATTCACGAGCAGTTCGGACGCGACGGCGTCGATCTCTCGTTCGAGTGCGTCGGCATCGGTTCCACGGTGCGTCAAGCCATCCTCGCTAACCGGAAGGGCACGAGAGCGATCGTGGTGGGGGTCTTCGAAGAGGAAGTGCCGGTTCCCATGGGCTTGGTCCAGGACAGGGAGATCGAGCTAGTAGGCAGTCTAATGTACACCCTTGATGACTTCTCCGAGGCGGCAAGGCTTGTCGGGGAGGGGCTCGTGCGCGTGGCTCCTCTTGTGACCCATAGGTTCCGCTTCGAGGAGGCGCAGCGGGCGTTCGAGACAGCGTCCGACCCAGCAAGTGGTGCGATGAAGGTGCTGATCACGATCTAG
- a CDS encoding carbohydrate ABC transporter permease, protein MPKMIIGKRGRGLCALLFMHLVMLTMAIVILLPFYWMLVSSLKDMGEFFNPKPSLFPASATMANYVKLFRETHFVRWLVNSGTVSVLSLALGLVICSLAGFAFAVYEFRGKTLLFWTVLVSVAIPEIVTIIPVFRLMVSARMIDTYSSLVLPYSMNVFGIFLMKQYIASTLPRELLEAARIDGCSEFEIYLRIGLPLARPGLGVLGIYLWLNSWSGYFWPLIMLKSREMMTLPLGLATLYADPWNLQYGMLMAGAFLSTLPIILIFLGAQKQFIAGLTGGALKA, encoded by the coding sequence ATGCCTAAGATGATCATCGGGAAACGTGGGAGAGGCCTTTGTGCCCTGCTATTCATGCACCTTGTAATGCTGACGATGGCTATAGTGATCCTACTGCCGTTTTATTGGATGCTCGTGAGCTCGCTCAAGGACATGGGGGAGTTTTTCAACCCAAAGCCGTCTCTGTTTCCGGCGAGCGCGACCATGGCCAACTACGTGAAGCTCTTCAGGGAGACGCACTTCGTGCGGTGGCTCGTCAATAGCGGCACGGTGAGCGTCCTTTCGTTGGCCCTCGGCCTGGTCATCTGTTCCCTTGCCGGCTTTGCCTTCGCAGTGTATGAGTTCAGAGGCAAGACGCTTCTGTTCTGGACCGTGCTTGTCTCCGTGGCCATTCCAGAAATCGTCACGATAATACCCGTTTTCAGGCTCATGGTCTCCGCTAGGATGATCGATACCTATTCCTCGCTTGTCCTGCCGTATTCCATGAACGTCTTCGGCATCTTCTTGATGAAGCAGTACATCGCGTCCACCTTGCCACGGGAGCTCCTGGAGGCGGCGAGGATAGATGGTTGTTCCGAATTTGAAATCTATCTTCGAATCGGACTGCCGCTTGCGAGACCGGGTCTCGGGGTCCTAGGGATCTATCTGTGGCTGAACTCGTGGAGCGGGTACTTCTGGCCGCTTATCATGCTCAAGTCGCGGGAGATGATGACTCTTCCTCTCGGACTCGCGACACTTTACGCGGACCCGTGGAACCTTCAGTATGGGATGTTGATGGCAGGCGCTTTCCTATCTACCTTGCCGATAATATTGATCTTCCTTGGAGCTCAGAAGCAGTTCATCGCTGGCCTCACAGGAGGGGCCCTTAAGGCGTGA
- a CDS encoding sugar ABC transporter permease: MKQVSLTIDKRLAPYVFLLPFLVFFLAFRVGPIVWSLVVSFTKWSGMNEAVFVGFQNYLRVFKDGRFWTATYNTLYFVVVYNAIMITLALLLAVSLDSSLLKGKGFYRSAYFMPITMSLPVVAMVFDLILARGSGLLAVLLQYLGIGLRVRWLSNASLAMWAIILMRVWRGTGYYCAYFLAGLASIPKDVYEAAKVDGASAWTVFTRISLPLLKPMLLFVLIMSTILSFQIFDEPWILTQGGPADATLMLQIYLYQTSFLEGNLGRGCAISYMMTLLMMGASVLYVKRLGERDA; this comes from the coding sequence ATGAAGCAAGTGTCCTTGACTATCGACAAACGCCTTGCACCGTACGTGTTTCTCCTTCCGTTTCTCGTGTTCTTTCTGGCGTTCCGCGTGGGGCCTATAGTTTGGTCGCTTGTCGTCAGCTTCACGAAATGGAGCGGCATGAACGAAGCTGTGTTCGTTGGCTTCCAGAACTACTTGCGAGTCTTCAAAGACGGCCGGTTTTGGACTGCGACGTATAACACCTTGTACTTCGTGGTCGTCTACAATGCAATCATGATTACCCTCGCACTCTTGCTGGCTGTGTCATTGGATTCATCGCTTCTCAAGGGCAAGGGGTTCTACCGCTCAGCCTACTTCATGCCCATAACCATGTCCCTACCGGTAGTTGCCATGGTCTTCGACCTAATCTTGGCAAGGGGCTCGGGGCTGCTGGCCGTCTTATTGCAGTACCTGGGAATCGGGCTCAGAGTCCGGTGGCTCAGCAACGCATCCCTTGCGATGTGGGCCATCATACTGATGAGAGTATGGAGGGGTACGGGATACTATTGCGCGTACTTCCTCGCAGGGTTGGCCAGCATCCCGAAGGACGTATACGAAGCGGCGAAGGTTGACGGGGCTTCCGCCTGGACAGTGTTTACTCGCATATCATTGCCCCTCCTCAAGCCGATGCTGCTATTCGTTCTCATCATGTCCACGATACTGTCGTTCCAGATCTTCGACGAGCCCTGGATTCTCACTCAAGGTGGCCCGGCCGATGCGACGCTCATGCTTCAGATCTACCTCTACCAGACCAGCTTCCTCGAGGGCAATCTGGGCAGAGGCTGCGCCATATCATACATGATGACCCTTCTGATGATGGGCGCGTCCGTGCTGTACGTAAAGAGACTGGGAGAGAGAGATGCCTAA
- a CDS encoding sugar ABC transporter substrate-binding protein → MSKMNGSARTLLLSLVVLVLLSSVSFAQAQEKVKVTFWTWLSNEALVEEFNRLHPNIQVEHVKMGAYDAQNKFLVALSSGTGAPDVIQLMARHFSLFSTTGKLVDVTDAVKDIKDGYPSNLIEAVSYNSRMYGLPADVSPAVIWYRRDIFKKYGIEAPFATWDDFAKAAAVLKKNGVTMMPLFYPAGGWGANALVMYLHSRGGNIYTQEGKVIRNNKELEYTLQWLNDLYKNGFAEGITFFTPEFWGAFKAGQFACWPMNVAEGANIRQYMPELSGNWGVMPFPRWSDKKEQTTGIWGGTVLAVPKQSKVRDAALTFAKWVAGTVQGQVWASKTWNAVPAYSPAYKDNHYSLGDPYYGGDNVYKMINPVKPFYYFDWAITERIIGKQLDLMFAGKVTPAAARAAIEAELIDETNR, encoded by the coding sequence ATGTCGAAAATGAACGGGAGTGCGCGAACGCTGTTGCTTAGTCTGGTTGTCCTCGTGCTCTTGTCTTCAGTGTCGTTCGCTCAAGCCCAAGAGAAGGTAAAGGTGACGTTTTGGACGTGGCTCAGCAACGAGGCGTTGGTTGAGGAGTTCAATCGACTTCACCCGAACATTCAGGTGGAGCACGTGAAGATGGGGGCCTATGACGCGCAGAACAAGTTCCTCGTAGCACTCTCCTCTGGCACGGGAGCGCCCGACGTCATACAGCTCATGGCGAGGCACTTCAGCCTCTTCTCGACCACCGGCAAACTCGTGGACGTGACCGACGCAGTCAAAGACATAAAGGATGGCTATCCGTCGAACCTGATAGAAGCGGTAAGCTACAATTCAAGGATGTACGGACTTCCGGCGGATGTTAGCCCCGCGGTGATTTGGTACCGGAGGGACATCTTCAAGAAGTATGGGATAGAAGCGCCGTTTGCCACGTGGGACGACTTCGCCAAGGCAGCCGCGGTTCTGAAGAAGAACGGTGTAACCATGATGCCCTTGTTCTATCCGGCCGGCGGGTGGGGCGCGAATGCGCTCGTGATGTACCTGCACTCCCGCGGAGGGAACATCTATACCCAAGAGGGCAAGGTCATCAGGAACAACAAGGAGCTAGAGTATACCCTGCAGTGGCTCAACGACCTATACAAGAACGGCTTCGCAGAGGGCATCACCTTCTTCACGCCTGAGTTCTGGGGTGCGTTCAAAGCGGGCCAGTTTGCGTGCTGGCCGATGAACGTCGCCGAGGGAGCGAACATCCGGCAGTACATGCCCGAGCTGTCAGGGAATTGGGGCGTGATGCCCTTCCCGAGATGGTCGGACAAGAAAGAGCAGACCACGGGCATATGGGGCGGAACGGTACTGGCCGTTCCCAAGCAGTCAAAGGTGAGGGATGCCGCGCTGACCTTCGCCAAGTGGGTGGCAGGCACGGTGCAGGGGCAGGTTTGGGCGAGCAAGACATGGAACGCCGTGCCCGCATACTCACCGGCCTACAAAGACAACCATTATTCGCTCGGGGATCCCTACTACGGCGGCGACAACGTCTACAAGATGATCAATCCGGTGAAACCCTTCTACTACTTCGACTGGGCCATCACGGAGAGGATCATCGGCAAGCAGCTCGACCTGATGTTCGCCGGAAAGGTGACCCCGGCAGCAGCCAGGGCAGCAATAGAGGCCGAGCTCATAGATGAGACGAACCGCTAG
- a CDS encoding FAD-dependent oxidoreductase translates to MRTYSFNKTIPVGQEVDVLVVGGGPSGFAAAIAASRNGAKTMLIEKHGCIGGMATVGLVGPFMTSFDATGDTQIIRGVFEELVRRLEERGGAIHPSKVRRGTSYCAFIIPGHDHVTPFDPEWLKLVATEMVLESGVELLLHTQCLDVIKEGDRVTGVVAANKSGLQAIEAAVIVDCSGDADVAEWSGAPTVLGRQSDHGMQPATMFFRICNVDSEKVKAYIEENRTLVGKPFHGPFSWLVEEARERGEWDVPRGEINMYETPNPGEWRVNTTRILNIDGTNARDVTRAEIEGRRQARKVFEFIKSRIPGCERARFMDTAAVVGIRETRHIVGEYVVTKEDVLGCRMFDDSILLASNSVDIHSKDAESGEYTVISGRWYGIPYRSLVPLSVENLLVAGRPISATSEASSAFRVMPCCIGTGQAAGTAAALAVKSGVVPRRVDVSRLRDLLREQGVYLG, encoded by the coding sequence ATGCGCACGTATTCGTTCAACAAGACGATCCCGGTTGGACAAGAGGTCGATGTTCTAGTAGTCGGCGGTGGACCATCTGGTTTTGCTGCAGCGATTGCCGCGAGCCGGAACGGAGCCAAGACCATGCTCATCGAGAAGCATGGATGCATTGGAGGCATGGCGACTGTAGGACTGGTGGGCCCGTTCATGACGAGCTTCGACGCTACAGGGGACACGCAGATAATCAGGGGTGTTTTCGAGGAACTGGTCAGGCGACTCGAGGAGCGAGGGGGCGCCATTCATCCCTCGAAGGTTCGCCGCGGCACGTCCTACTGTGCTTTCATCATCCCCGGGCACGACCACGTCACTCCCTTCGACCCCGAATGGCTCAAACTCGTTGCCACTGAGATGGTTCTCGAATCAGGCGTGGAGCTGCTTCTTCACACTCAGTGCCTGGACGTCATCAAAGAGGGAGATCGAGTGACCGGTGTCGTGGCTGCCAACAAGTCAGGTCTCCAGGCGATAGAGGCAGCCGTCATCGTTGATTGTTCGGGGGATGCGGACGTGGCGGAGTGGTCTGGGGCTCCCACCGTCCTGGGCAGGCAGAGCGATCACGGGATGCAGCCGGCGACCATGTTCTTCAGGATCTGCAACGTGGATTCCGAGAAAGTCAAGGCGTACATTGAGGAGAATCGAACTCTCGTTGGAAAACCATTCCATGGCCCCTTTAGCTGGCTCGTCGAAGAGGCTCGAGAGAGAGGTGAGTGGGACGTCCCCCGGGGCGAGATCAACATGTACGAGACGCCCAATCCGGGGGAGTGGAGGGTCAACACGACTAGGATACTCAACATCGACGGGACTAACGCCCGAGATGTGACGAGGGCGGAGATAGAGGGCAGAAGGCAGGCTAGGAAGGTCTTCGAGTTCATAAAGTCCCGAATACCGGGATGTGAACGCGCGCGGTTCATGGACACCGCGGCTGTGGTTGGGATACGAGAAACGAGACATATTGTCGGGGAGTACGTCGTCACGAAGGAAGACGTGCTGGGTTGTCGGATGTTCGACGACAGCATCCTGCTTGCTTCCAATTCCGTGGACATCCATTCCAAGGATGCCGAGAGTGGCGAATACACGGTCATCAGCGGTAGGTGGTACGGCATTCCGTACAGGTCTCTCGTGCCTCTTTCGGTCGAGAATCTCCTGGTAGCGGGACGGCCGATCTCTGCCACCTCTGAGGCCTCGTCAGCGTTCCGGGTGATGCCGTGCTGCATAGGAACGGGACAGGCGGCAGGCACGGCGGCCGCTTTGGCGGTCAAGTCAGGAGTCGTCCCGCGCCGGGTGGACGTCTCCAGGCTTCGGGATCTCCTGAGAGAACAAGGAGTATACCTGGGCTGA
- a CDS encoding LacI family transcriptional regulator: protein MANIREVARLAGVSTATVSRVINESGFVAEELKERVKRAMAELNYRPNNLARSFRQNRSFMIALMISDISNPFFTSLVRGVEDVVKEGGLNLLLCNTDEDPEKERSYVEVLIGNRIDGVIMAPTGNAQASVEAFGRHGIPVVFIDRHLPGMKVDAVLIDNVAGAYLATSHLLRLGHRRVGIITGLESVSTSQEREEGYRKALADFGIEPDERVIARGNSRIEGGRRQTQALLSLPPGVRPTAVFTSNNLLTIGAMLALREAGIKVPDQMAVVGFDEFESTPIIDPPLTVVAQPTYEIGVRAAKRLFKRLSERTASESRPVVVRLKPQLIVRESCGASLKPSIPPGR, encoded by the coding sequence ATGGCCAACATCCGCGAGGTGGCGCGGCTGGCCGGAGTGTCGACCGCCACGGTCTCCAGGGTCATCAATGAATCCGGATTCGTTGCGGAGGAGCTCAAGGAGCGCGTGAAGCGGGCAATGGCGGAGCTCAACTACCGCCCGAACAACCTTGCGCGCTCATTCAGGCAGAACCGGAGCTTCATGATCGCGCTCATGATTTCCGACATCTCCAACCCGTTCTTCACGTCGCTGGTCCGTGGCGTTGAGGACGTGGTCAAGGAAGGCGGCCTGAATCTCCTTCTCTGCAACACCGATGAAGACCCCGAGAAAGAGCGTTCCTACGTGGAGGTCCTAATAGGCAACCGGATTGACGGTGTCATAATGGCGCCGACAGGGAACGCTCAAGCAAGCGTGGAGGCGTTCGGGCGCCACGGAATCCCCGTGGTCTTCATAGACCGCCACCTCCCCGGGATGAAGGTCGACGCTGTGCTCATAGACAACGTAGCCGGGGCGTACCTTGCTACTTCGCACCTGCTCCGCCTCGGTCACCGGCGCGTGGGCATCATCACTGGGCTTGAGAGCGTCTCAACGTCTCAGGAGCGCGAAGAAGGCTACCGAAAGGCGCTTGCGGATTTCGGGATAGAGCCAGACGAACGAGTCATCGCACGCGGGAACTCGCGAATCGAAGGCGGGAGGCGGCAGACCCAAGCGCTCTTGTCTCTGCCGCCCGGCGTAAGGCCAACAGCCGTCTTCACCAGCAACAACCTGCTCACCATCGGCGCAATGCTTGCGCTGCGCGAAGCGGGGATCAAAGTGCCCGACCAAATGGCGGTGGTTGGCTTCGACGAATTCGAGTCCACGCCGATCATCGACCCGCCGCTGACCGTGGTCGCGCAGCCGACTTACGAGATTGGCGTGCGCGCCGCGAAAAGGCTTTTCAAACGTCTGAGCGAACGAACCGCGAGTGAGAGTCGGCCGGTAGTGGTCCGCCTCAAGCCGCAGCTCATAGTGAGAGAGTCGTGCGGGGCAAGTCTGAAACCAAGCATTCCCCCGGGGCGATAG
- a CDS encoding Ykof family thiamine-binding protein: MITAEVSLYPMETPRSDDIINASLTALAAGGLSYDVGPLSTRISGSEDEVWHALRSMFERACGHGKEVAMVVTLANSTV, translated from the coding sequence ATGATCACAGCCGAGGTATCACTATATCCCATGGAGACTCCACGATCCGATGACATCATCAACGCGTCTCTGACTGCCCTTGCAGCAGGAGGGCTATCCTACGACGTAGGGCCGCTGAGCACGAGGATATCTGGAAGCGAGGACGAGGTTTGGCACGCCCTTCGGTCAATGTTCGAGCGGGCGTGCGGCCATGGCAAGGAAGTGGCGATGGTTGTAACCCTCGCTAACTCTACCGTGTGA